In Alicyclobacillus acidocaldarius subsp. acidocaldarius DSM 446, a single window of DNA contains:
- a CDS encoding ATPase, T2SS/T4P/T4SS family produces MNRPWAKTKDEIDWTKEQEAWKMLETWEGEDEQYFRWEEELLQELQVIMNREGEDADQSELAREAQLMQIARSKPHIPARAHRQLVKSILDDMFRLGPLQPLWARSDVSDIQIFVPYNSNQEQIIMYTDRKGRHLYTGRGFRNYAHARSWLDRHLAVLGQKYDRGLTPSLDATFPNGERLHVISGVSAYSRWRDGRYELAECMIISVRRFIQAFSLAELTEEDIDTLAEEMALELVMGQQRRVVARVVPTATRYRGKMMDKATADYLRIMVQMGKNHLIAGGTGAGKSTLANALTAMLPQGTVLLVMEESYELQPQNDLHVIRICERKGVFTLADAMKAALRMFPDRLFIAEVRDHLAYVFLRAIQSGHDGSSTTIHASNCASAVETMIQFAMAHEAHPPREMVEKIIFDRVHTVVHINRIEQDRFVDEVVELRPNGTLHTVSRFIQTGVEKGHPVGDWIFYGPSQDFLDEMARRGIPIPASWRVEVSDDTDGVEEGVG; encoded by the coding sequence TTGAACCGGCCATGGGCCAAGACCAAGGACGAGATTGATTGGACCAAAGAACAAGAAGCCTGGAAGATGCTTGAGACCTGGGAGGGCGAGGACGAGCAGTATTTTCGATGGGAAGAGGAACTGCTGCAGGAACTCCAAGTCATCATGAACCGCGAAGGGGAAGACGCGGATCAGTCGGAACTCGCGCGCGAAGCGCAACTCATGCAGATTGCGCGCTCGAAGCCGCACATTCCGGCGCGGGCACATCGGCAGCTTGTGAAGAGCATCCTCGACGACATGTTTCGGTTGGGACCGCTTCAGCCGCTTTGGGCGCGATCTGACGTATCGGACATTCAGATTTTTGTGCCGTACAACTCGAACCAAGAGCAAATCATCATGTACACCGATCGGAAGGGACGCCATCTTTACACGGGCCGCGGCTTTCGGAACTACGCGCATGCGCGCTCGTGGCTGGATCGGCACTTGGCGGTTCTGGGCCAAAAGTACGACCGAGGGCTCACACCCTCGCTTGACGCCACTTTTCCGAACGGTGAACGGTTGCACGTGATCTCGGGCGTCAGCGCGTACTCCCGTTGGCGAGATGGGCGGTACGAACTGGCGGAGTGCATGATCATCTCCGTTCGTCGGTTCATTCAGGCGTTCTCACTCGCAGAGCTCACGGAAGAAGACATCGACACGCTCGCAGAGGAAATGGCGTTGGAGCTTGTGATGGGGCAGCAAAGGCGCGTAGTGGCGCGCGTTGTCCCGACGGCAACACGGTATCGCGGCAAGATGATGGACAAGGCAACGGCGGACTATCTCCGGATCATGGTCCAGATGGGCAAGAACCATCTGATCGCCGGGGGCACGGGCGCGGGGAAGTCGACGCTGGCGAACGCGCTCACGGCCATGCTGCCGCAAGGCACGGTGCTTCTCGTGATGGAGGAATCGTACGAGCTTCAGCCGCAAAACGATCTCCACGTGATTCGGATCTGCGAGCGGAAAGGCGTGTTCACGTTGGCGGATGCAATGAAGGCGGCACTGCGGATGTTTCCGGACAGGCTCTTTATTGCCGAGGTACGCGACCATCTCGCGTATGTCTTCCTGCGCGCGATTCAGTCCGGTCACGACGGTTCGTCCACGACCATTCACGCGAGTAATTGCGCGTCGGCGGTCGAGACCATGATCCAGTTCGCCATGGCTCACGAGGCGCATCCGCCGCGCGAGATGGTGGAGAAGATTATTTTCGATCGAGTTCATACTGTCGTGCATATTAACCGAATTGAGCAAGACCGCTTTGTCGACGAGGTCGTGGAACTTCGTCCGAACGGCACGCTTCATACGGTTTCGCGCTTCATCCAAACAGGCGTTGAGAAGGGGCACCCGGTGGGGGACTGGATCTTTTACGGCCCCTCTCAAGACTTCCTCGACGAGATGGCGCGCCGAGGGATCC